One genomic region from Mercenaria mercenaria strain notata unplaced genomic scaffold, MADL_Memer_1 contig_589, whole genome shotgun sequence encodes:
- the LOC128554643 gene encoding uncharacterized protein LOC128554643: protein YFPPNLEQFNCIQTLREEVKINLKQVELDAKPVRGKTTKVFWELTSNSGNKLKYIQEEGSIYIQKSGKYYISSQLTTRVENSTMAFNQEDQKVRHVVHLIPFKKGTERVLLEHVKSMCEMTGEYADWTSNIGAVYHLDDHDRIYVTTSHPYNIVSGSGSNFFSIHEI from the exons AATACTTTCCTCCCAATCTTGAACAGTTTAACTGTATACAAACTCTAAGAGAAGAAGTAAAGATAAATCTGAAGCAAGTTGAATTGGATGCAAAGCCTG TTCGAGGAAAGACAACGAAAGTATTCTGGGAGTTAACCTCAAACTCAgggaataaattaaaatatatacaagaagAAGGTTCAATTTATATACAGAAATCAGGCAAGTACTACATATCATCTCAGCTGACAACAAGAGTTGAAAATAGCACCATGGCTTTTAACCAGGAGGACCAGAAAGTTAGGCATGTTGTGCACTTGATTCCATTCAAAAAGGGTACCGAGCGAGTTCTGCTTGAACACGTCAAATCTATGTGTGAAATGACTGGCGAGTATGCAGACTGGACAAGTAATATAGGAGCAGTCTATCACCTTGATGACCATGACAGAATTTATGTGACAACATCTCATCCCTACAACATTGTGTCTGGTTCGGGAAGTAATTTCTTTAGTATTcacgaaatatag